A genomic region of Arachis stenosperma cultivar V10309 chromosome 9, arast.V10309.gnm1.PFL2, whole genome shotgun sequence contains the following coding sequences:
- the LOC130951754 gene encoding uncharacterized protein LOC130951754: MVLSPILHRYWLILLLILALQYSVAFPSRATTMKVHPVGPRKRNITIQFGVDAAAATGKKLRRLPHVFSRVLELPFRSDADVAIEEAPDCFRFVAETDGIGDVRAHAVEIHPGVTKIVVRDGSPVEFSLDDLQLDMWRFRLPESTRPELASAVFVDGELIVTVPKGEDEEEEATENVEDSDGGRGMGNGGRLVLVQ; encoded by the coding sequence ATGGTTCTTTCTCCGATTCTTCATCGGTATTGGTTGATTTTGTTGTTAATCTTGGCGCTGCAATACTCTGTTGCGTTCCCATCCAGAGCTACTACCATGAAGGTTCATCCCGTTGGTCCCCGAAAGCGCAACATCACCATTCAATTCGGTGTCGACGCCGCAGCCGCCACCGGAAAGAAGCTCCGTCGCTTGCCGCACGTTTTCAGCCGCGTCCTGGAGCTCCCGTTTCGATCCGACGCCGATGTTGCCATCGAGGAGGCCCCCGATTGCTTTCGCTTTGTCGCCGAGACTGACGGAATCGGTGACGTGAGGGCACACGCCGTAGAAATTCATCCCGGCGTCACCAAGATCGTCGTCAGAGACGGTAGTCCAGTGGAGTTCTCCCTCGACGATCTCCAGCTCGACATGTGGAGGTTCCGGCTGCCGGAATCAACGCGGCCGGAGCTTGCGAGCGCCGTGTTCGTCGACGGCGAGCTTATCGTCACGGTGCCAAAGGGCGAAGACGAAGAAGAGGAAGCGACGGAGAATGTTGAGGATAGTGATGGCGGTAGGGGCATGGGTAATGGTGGTAGGCTTGTGCTTGTACAGTGA
- the LOC130951774 gene encoding late embryogenesis abundant protein D-34-like → MSQEQQRRAEESDPIKYGDVFNVSGELAEKPVKPEDAAMMQSAETRVLGKTQPGGAAATMQSAATLNEQAGLVGHHDVNEVAGDRGVTVTDMQAPGRRIVTESVGGQVVGQYVEPTPVQSSRASAVRESAITIGEALEATAQTVGSKPVEQSDAAAIQAAEVRATGSNVIQPGGLAAMAQSAVAFNAGCRNPQDKIKLADILTGATAKLPADKAATHQDAEGVASAEARNNTGGTTPGGVAASVAAAARLNEKVNV, encoded by the exons ATGAGCCAGGAACAGCAAAGGCGCGCCGAAGAATCTGACCCCATCAAATACGGCGACGTTTTCAATGTCTCCGGCGAACTCGCAGAGAAGCCTGTCAAACCCGAAGACGCCGCCATGATGCAGAGCGCTGAGACCCGCGTTCTCGGCAAGACCCAGCCAGGAGGAGCAGCAGCAACCATGCAATCCGCCGCCACCCTGAACGAGCAGGCTGGCCTCGTCGGACACCATGATGTCAACGAGGTCGCCGGAGACCGCGGTGTCACCGTCACTGATATGCAAGCCCCCGGAAGACGCATTGTAACCGAATCAGTTGGTGGACAG GTTGTCGGGCAGTATGTTGAGCCGACACCGGTTCAGTCTAGCCGGGCCAGCGCGGTTCGAGAGAGTGCAATAACCATAGGGGAGGCGCTGGAGGCTACCGCGCAGACGGTGGGGAGCAAGCCGGTGGAGCAGAGTGATGCTGCCGCAATACAAGCGGCTGAGGTGAGGGCAACCGGGAGCAATGTAATCCAGCCGGGAGGTTTGGCTGCCATGGCTCAGTCGGCGGTGGCTTTCAATGCTGGGTGCCGGAAtccccaagataagatcaagctGGCCGACATCCTGACCGGCGCCACTGCGAAGCTGCCGGCTGATAAGGCTGCTACGCACCAGGATGCTGAAGGAGTTGCGAGTGCGGAGGCAAGGAACAACACCGGTGGAACCACCCCTGGTGGCGTTGCGGCTTCTGTGGCTGCAGCTGCTCGGCTCAATGAGAAAGTTAATGTGTAA
- the LOC130951443 gene encoding transcription repressor OFP12-like, with amino-acid sequence MSKLFSKHLHLCFFKLKNHPTILSPSPSPSTPTSTSNLTTSHSSQDPPDLASLFASDRFFFSSPGTSNSIIESPDTRASIPSGGVKVPKYSVDPYVDFLRSMQEMIASRRRSLDVNKDWDYLHDLLLCYLALNPSHTHRYIVRAFTDLVVDLLSSSSSLPSPPVVKSKSCRRLKNHRHSSSFSGQLV; translated from the coding sequence ATGTCAAAGCTGTTCTCAAAGCACCTTCACCTCTGCTTCTTCAAGCTCAAGAATCATCCAACCATCCTCTCTCCGTCACCGTCACCGTCCACTCCCACAAGCACCTCCAACTTAACTACCTCCCACTCCTCCCAAGACCCACCTGACTTGGCCTCACTCTTCGCCTCTGACAGATTCTTCTTCTCGTCGCCGGGCACCTCGAACTCCATCATAGAGTCCCCGGACACGCGTGCCTCCATACCAAGCGGCGGAGTGAAGGTTCCAAAGTACTCGGTGGACCCCTACGTGGATTTCTTGCGCTCAATGCAAGAAATGATTGCTTCACGACGCCGGAGTTTGGATGTGAACAAAGACTGGGACTATCTCCACGATCTTCTTTTGTGCTACCTGGCTCTCAATCCATCACACACCCACAGGTACATTGTTCGCGCCTTCACCGATCTCGTCGTTGACCTTTTGTCGTCTTCGTCGTCGTTGCCTTCTCCGCCGGTAGTGAAATCCAAGTCTTGCCGGAGACTCAAGAACCATCGGCATAGTTCTAGTTTCTCCGGGCAGTTGGTGTAG